From Chitinivibrionales bacterium, the proteins below share one genomic window:
- a CDS encoding PAS domain S-box protein has product MSSSSEEYKKSVKKNLDLILEAFARVAVGDFSKRIDLSQLPPDDDFTTTLCGLDMMMDDLIDAQKELAEIHQKLEQQVSERTSQLTAANKQLNCEIEERKKIEASLRESEEHYRLLAESADDFIYIFDRGMNITYANNAVTRLVGRPKEEIVGRNVQDLLPVPGIRLRSMDELLKAVNDKVSLSRQMKMRFPSGEIWIDTVLVPIADPKGDVTSMMGISRDITQQKQAADALAEREKFLADIFSSFQDGISVLDSDLTILRVNAKMEQWYAHAMPIVGKKCYAVYHSRTEPCHACPSIAAIRTKKAAYEVVPLHGENGQVLGWQDLYAFPMFDEGSGKVKGVIEQVRDITVRRQAEEKLKQSEALFRTLAETAGAGIFIVKNMKICYVNTRLTIATGYTKEELLGMNFWDIVHPDFREEIKQRYAARMRGEQLNPEYEFKFLRKDGTDGWVSHFVGLIEYEGGPAVIGTLFITTERKKAEQALAEEKELLSVTMASIGDGVVSTDNNGVVLTINKNAMEIAGDLSGGPAGRHIDEVMCFIDEKTKEPFPNIICTMVKRYGIQRHERRVMLRNAKGAERLVDLSVAPITTDKGATIGMVLVFRDVTERQKLEEELFKARKLESLGVLAGGIAHDFNNILTGVITNLFMAKVRIKSDKETQQLIAEAEKASFRASKLVKQLLTFSKGGAPVKEAVSVKDIIEDSVGFCLSGSNVSYKLEIAPDLSLVEADRGQIDQVLNNLIINADQAMPSGGHITVKAENITLPAAGQGAESPEPALPSGAYVKVTVADQGVGIPKEDLEKIFDPYFTTKPNGNGLGLTIAYSIIKSHKGFIAVDSQVGKGTVFSFFLPVAQPAPAPWGPGAHAAGPPGTMRVLVMDDDSAVRVVVTQLLKNSGYKVVCTSSGEESITAYGEAMRSGDPFDVVVMDLTVPGGMGGKETVQKILELDPKAKVIVSSGYSNDPIMANFRDYGFCGVIAKPFNIDEFLSVIQKTIAASSTKDEKKSDQERCHA; this is encoded by the coding sequence ATGTCCTCATCGTCCGAAGAATATAAAAAGTCGGTTAAGAAGAATCTCGACCTCATACTCGAGGCGTTTGCGCGCGTCGCGGTCGGAGATTTTTCTAAACGCATCGACCTTTCTCAACTTCCGCCGGACGACGATTTTACCACGACGCTCTGCGGCCTCGACATGATGATGGACGACCTCATCGATGCGCAGAAGGAGCTTGCGGAGATACATCAGAAACTCGAACAGCAGGTTTCTGAGCGGACCTCCCAGCTTACCGCTGCCAACAAACAGCTCAATTGCGAAATAGAAGAACGGAAAAAGATAGAGGCCAGCCTCCGTGAAAGCGAAGAACATTACCGGCTGCTCGCGGAATCGGCCGATGATTTCATCTACATCTTTGACAGAGGCATGAACATTACCTATGCGAATAATGCCGTGACCCGGCTGGTTGGCAGGCCTAAAGAGGAGATCGTAGGAAGAAATGTGCAAGACCTGCTCCCAGTCCCCGGGATCAGACTTCGTTCCATGGACGAGCTGTTGAAGGCAGTTAATGACAAGGTATCCTTGTCGCGGCAGATGAAGATGCGTTTTCCCTCGGGAGAAATTTGGATTGATACGGTGCTCGTGCCGATAGCCGACCCAAAAGGCGACGTCACCTCTATGATGGGAATATCGCGTGACATCACCCAGCAGAAGCAAGCCGCCGATGCCCTTGCTGAACGGGAAAAATTCCTGGCTGATATTTTTTCCAGTTTCCAGGACGGCATCAGCGTGCTCGACAGCGATCTCACCATCCTGCGCGTCAACGCCAAAATGGAGCAATGGTATGCCCATGCTATGCCGATAGTGGGAAAAAAGTGCTACGCGGTATATCATTCACGTACCGAGCCTTGCCACGCGTGTCCCAGCATCGCTGCCATCCGCACGAAAAAAGCGGCCTATGAGGTAGTTCCTCTTCACGGGGAAAATGGCCAGGTGCTCGGCTGGCAGGACCTCTACGCATTCCCCATGTTCGATGAAGGAAGCGGCAAGGTAAAAGGCGTCATCGAGCAGGTGCGTGACATCACGGTCCGGCGCCAGGCGGAGGAAAAACTCAAACAGAGCGAGGCGTTGTTCCGCACGCTCGCCGAAACCGCGGGCGCGGGAATTTTCATCGTTAAAAACATGAAGATATGCTATGTCAACACACGTTTGACGATTGCGACCGGTTATACAAAAGAAGAATTGCTTGGAATGAATTTCTGGGACATTGTCCACCCGGATTTCAGAGAAGAAATCAAGCAACGCTATGCGGCCCGAATGCGCGGGGAACAGTTAAATCCGGAATATGAATTTAAATTTTTAAGAAAAGACGGCACCGATGGATGGGTCAGCCATTTTGTCGGATTGATCGAATATGAGGGCGGGCCCGCGGTCATCGGGACCCTGTTTATCACCACCGAACGCAAAAAGGCCGAACAGGCGCTCGCCGAAGAAAAGGAACTGCTTTCGGTCACCATGGCGAGCATCGGCGACGGCGTCGTGTCCACCGACAACAACGGCGTCGTTCTCACCATCAATAAAAACGCGATGGAAATCGCGGGCGACCTTTCCGGCGGGCCGGCGGGCAGGCATATCGATGAGGTGATGTGCTTTATTGACGAAAAGACAAAGGAGCCTTTTCCGAATATCATCTGCACGATGGTAAAGCGCTATGGAATCCAGCGGCACGAACGGCGCGTCATGCTGCGAAACGCGAAAGGTGCGGAGCGCCTGGTCGATCTTTCGGTCGCGCCCATCACCACCGACAAGGGTGCGACCATAGGCATGGTGCTGGTGTTCAGGGACGTCACCGAGCGGCAAAAACTCGAGGAGGAGCTTTTCAAGGCCAGAAAGCTCGAGTCCTTGGGCGTGCTTGCGGGCGGGATCGCCCACGATTTCAACAACATTCTCACCGGCGTGATCACCAACCTTTTCATGGCCAAGGTAAGGATTAAATCCGATAAAGAAACGCAACAGCTCATTGCCGAAGCGGAAAAAGCGTCGTTCAGGGCGAGCAAGCTCGTGAAACAATTGCTCACCTTTTCAAAAGGTGGCGCACCTGTCAAGGAAGCGGTTTCCGTCAAGGACATCATCGAGGACAGCGTCGGGTTCTGCCTTTCGGGCTCAAACGTCAGTTACAAGCTCGAGATCGCGCCCGATCTTTCCCTGGTGGAGGCCGACCGCGGGCAGATCGACCAGGTGCTGAACAACCTCATCATCAACGCGGACCAGGCGATGCCCAGCGGCGGTCACATCACCGTCAAGGCCGAAAACATAACGCTTCCCGCGGCGGGCCAGGGCGCGGAGTCCCCGGAACCCGCGCTGCCCTCAGGCGCATATGTAAAGGTCACGGTGGCGGACCAGGGCGTCGGGATCCCCAAGGAGGATCTGGAGAAGATATTCGATCCGTATTTCACCACCAAGCCCAACGGAAACGGCTTGGGACTCACCATCGCCTATTCAATCATCAAAAGCCACAAGGGGTTCATCGCCGTCGATTCACAGGTGGGAAAAGGGACCGTTTTTTCATTTTTTCTCCCCGTCGCGCAGCCAGCGCCCGCTCCTTGGGGTCCGGGTGCGCACGCAGCGGGACCGCCCGGGACCATGCGGGTGCTCGTCATGGACGACGACAGCGCGGTGCGGGTCGTCGTCACCCAGCTGTTGAAAAACTCCGGGTACAAAGTTGTTTGCACTTCTTCCGGCGAGGAGAGCATAACGGCATACGGTGAGGCAATGCGGTCCGGCGACCCGTTTGACGTCGTGGTCATGGACCTGACCGTTCCCGGCGGCATGGGCGGCAAAGAGACGGTGCAAAAAATCCTGGAGCTGGATCCCAAGGCCAAGGTAATTGTTTCCAGCGGGTATTCAAACGATCCGATCATGGCGAATTTCAGGGACTATGGATTTTGCGGCGTCATTGCCAAACCGTTCAACATTGATGAGTTCCTCAGCGTAATACAAAAGACGATTGCCGCTTCTTCAACCAAGGATGAAAAAAAAAGTGACCAGGAGCGCTGTCATGCGTAG
- a CDS encoding carbon starvation CstA family protein: MRSVKIVLWTVVSLIAAVSFAVVVGLVNPAEKVNALWIVTAAACFFAVTYRFYSSFIAAKVLSIDERRKTPAIRLNDGLDYDPTNRWVLFGHHFAAIAGAGPLIGPMLAAQFGYLPGFLWILIGSALAGGVHDFVLLTASVRRNGQSLAQIAKNEIGPVGGFAASLAILFIIVVALAGLGLAVVNALKQNSWGTFTIGLTIPIALVMGFYLRYLRPGKVGEVSLIGVSLLIFAVIVGGRIPHSSIAHFFMLTDKQLVVALVVYGFVASVLPVWMLLCPRDYLSTYMKIGTISMLAIGVVFMAPVLQMPPVTRFIAGGGPVIPGKLFPFMFITIACGAISGFHALIASGTTPKMIMTEKDIRMIGYGAMVTEGFVSIMALIAATILIPGDYFAINTKLAFDKIAALGFPVSQINDLSAMVGLNVVGRPGGAVSLAVGMTTILSHIPGMKGVMPYWFTFALMFEALFILTTVDAGTRVARFLLQEMGGYVYKPMAKLRWAPGMIGTSLLVVGAWGYLIYNGSISTIWPMFGVSNQLLAAIALGVGTTVIIKYGKAKYSWITIVPMAFMFVTTLTAAWQLFSMFRVKAAAATVAADKFNFSLDATLVAVMAALAVISLGDMLYKWYGYLRGTREMKMSEVIEYADGEKGVSDPGIKYMLD, encoded by the coding sequence ATGCGTAGTGTGAAAATCGTTCTTTGGACCGTGGTTTCGCTGATTGCCGCGGTTTCTTTTGCCGTGGTGGTCGGCCTGGTGAACCCGGCCGAAAAGGTGAATGCCCTGTGGATCGTGACCGCCGCGGCGTGTTTCTTCGCGGTCACCTACCGGTTTTATTCCAGTTTTATCGCCGCAAAGGTGCTGTCGATTGACGAACGCAGAAAAACACCCGCCATCCGCCTCAACGACGGACTCGATTACGATCCCACCAACCGGTGGGTGCTGTTCGGCCACCATTTTGCGGCGATCGCCGGCGCCGGGCCGCTCATCGGCCCCATGCTGGCCGCGCAATTCGGGTATCTTCCCGGCTTTCTATGGATACTCATCGGCTCGGCCCTTGCGGGTGGCGTGCATGACTTCGTTCTTCTCACGGCGTCGGTGCGGCGCAACGGCCAATCGCTCGCGCAGATCGCGAAGAACGAAATCGGACCGGTGGGCGGCTTTGCCGCCTCGCTGGCGATCCTGTTCATCATCGTCGTGGCGCTCGCAGGGCTCGGGCTCGCCGTTGTCAATGCGCTCAAGCAGAATTCGTGGGGGACGTTCACGATCGGCCTTACCATCCCGATAGCCCTGGTCATGGGATTCTATCTGCGGTACCTGCGGCCCGGCAAGGTGGGCGAGGTGAGCCTCATCGGCGTGAGCCTTCTTATCTTCGCCGTCATCGTCGGCGGCAGGATTCCGCATTCGTCAATCGCGCATTTCTTCATGCTCACCGACAAACAGCTGGTGGTCGCTCTGGTCGTGTACGGGTTCGTGGCGTCGGTGCTCCCCGTGTGGATGCTTTTGTGCCCGCGTGATTATTTGTCAACCTATATGAAAATCGGTACCATCTCCATGCTCGCGATCGGGGTGGTGTTCATGGCGCCGGTGCTCCAGATGCCGCCGGTGACCAGGTTCATTGCGGGCGGCGGGCCCGTCATCCCCGGAAAGCTGTTTCCGTTCATGTTCATCACCATCGCGTGCGGCGCCATTTCGGGGTTTCACGCGCTCATCGCGTCGGGCACCACGCCCAAGATGATCATGACCGAAAAGGACATCCGCATGATCGGCTACGGCGCCATGGTCACCGAGGGATTTGTCTCGATCATGGCGCTCATCGCGGCCACCATCCTCATCCCCGGCGATTATTTCGCCATCAACACGAAACTGGCGTTTGACAAGATAGCTGCGCTCGGGTTTCCCGTCTCGCAGATCAACGACCTCTCGGCCATGGTAGGGCTCAATGTGGTGGGCAGGCCGGGCGGCGCCGTGTCGCTGGCCGTGGGCATGACCACGATTCTCTCGCACATTCCCGGCATGAAAGGCGTGATGCCGTACTGGTTCACGTTCGCCCTCATGTTCGAGGCGCTTTTCATTCTCACCACGGTCGACGCGGGAACGCGCGTCGCGCGCTTTTTGCTCCAGGAAATGGGAGGGTACGTTTACAAACCCATGGCGAAGCTGCGCTGGGCGCCGGGCATGATCGGCACGAGCCTGCTCGTGGTGGGCGCGTGGGGATACCTCATTTACAACGGGAGCATCTCCACCATCTGGCCCATGTTCGGCGTCTCGAACCAGCTCCTGGCCGCCATCGCGCTCGGCGTGGGGACCACGGTGATCATCAAGTACGGCAAGGCCAAATATTCGTGGATCACCATCGTTCCCATGGCGTTCATGTTCGTGACCACGCTGACCGCGGCCTGGCAGCTTTTCTCCATGTTCCGCGTGAAAGCTGCGGCCGCAACCGTCGCGGCCGACAAGTTCAACTTCAGCCTCGACGCGACCCTGGTGGCGGTCATGGCGGCGCTTGCGGTGATTTCTCTTGGGGATATGCTTTACAAGTGGTACGGGTATTTGAGGGGGACGAGGGAGATGAAGATGAGCGAGGTGATCGAATATGCGGACGGGGAAAAAGGGGTAAGTGATCCTGGAATTAAATATATGCTTGATTGA
- a CDS encoding pitrilysin family protein, which yields MEKQRFFKDICDRTLDNGLKVICLKKTGAPVVSVQLWYRTGSANERDGIRGISHFFEHMMFRGSKNVGPEEHARRINDVGGHYNAFTAEDVTAYHNSVPKECLDMVLSLESDRMNDLIINEKVLETERNVIVEEFQTYMNNPLTKAFLEFRKEFFKGHPYEYSALGRIEDIRTVSVADCMSYYREWYAPNNALLVVVGDFDSSEVVFDKVETNFKRHGKQTAVRASNAVGQPAYRNLWMKRAVDFDVPVCVIGYPAPPASDRDALPLEILQLILSQGESSRMHREIVRKRSLAVMAGGMNQSLKRSGMSLFFAVFTPNVSQRRVEEAILKQIDAVRTQGISEHEMEKVKNSVLTNRVYELYSCDHVCQKLAYSEAIEGNYRLWVERLSALEAMSVETLMQAARRYWVEAGRHTLYLKPKKINPLLYAAGIFRKLIPQ from the coding sequence ATGGAAAAACAACGTTTCTTCAAGGACATCTGCGACAGGACCCTCGACAACGGGCTCAAGGTGATCTGTCTCAAGAAAACCGGCGCGCCGGTCGTGTCGGTCCAGCTGTGGTACCGAACGGGCAGCGCCAACGAGCGCGACGGCATACGCGGGATCTCTCATTTTTTCGAGCACATGATGTTCCGAGGCTCGAAAAACGTGGGGCCCGAGGAGCACGCGCGCCGCATCAACGACGTGGGTGGACACTACAACGCTTTCACGGCCGAGGATGTCACCGCGTACCACAACAGCGTTCCCAAGGAATGCCTCGACATGGTGCTTTCGCTCGAGTCCGACCGGATGAACGATCTCATCATCAATGAAAAGGTGCTCGAGACCGAGCGCAACGTTATTGTCGAGGAATTCCAGACGTACATGAACAATCCGCTCACCAAGGCGTTTCTCGAGTTCCGGAAGGAATTTTTCAAGGGCCATCCCTACGAATACAGCGCGCTCGGCCGGATCGAGGACATCCGCACCGTGTCGGTGGCGGACTGCATGTCCTACTACCGGGAATGGTACGCTCCGAACAACGCCCTTCTTGTCGTCGTGGGGGATTTCGACAGCAGCGAAGTGGTGTTTGACAAGGTGGAAACAAATTTCAAGCGGCACGGGAAGCAGACCGCCGTCAGGGCGAGCAATGCCGTCGGCCAGCCAGCCTACCGGAACCTGTGGATGAAACGCGCCGTTGATTTTGACGTGCCCGTGTGCGTGATAGGGTATCCTGCGCCGCCCGCGTCGGACAGGGACGCGCTGCCGCTCGAGATTCTGCAGCTCATCCTTTCGCAGGGCGAATCAAGCAGGATGCACCGGGAGATCGTGCGGAAACGCTCGCTCGCCGTGATGGCGGGCGGCATGAACCAGAGCCTCAAGCGCTCGGGAATGTCCCTGTTTTTCGCCGTGTTCACGCCCAACGTTTCGCAGCGCCGCGTTGAAGAGGCGATCCTTAAGCAGATTGACGCGGTGCGAACGCAGGGAATATCGGAACATGAAATGGAAAAAGTGAAAAACTCGGTGCTCACGAACCGGGTCTATGAACTGTATTCCTGCGACCATGTTTGTCAGAAACTGGCATATTCCGAGGCCATTGAGGGAAATTACCGGTTGTGGGTGGAGCGGCTTTCAGCGCTCGAGGCCATGAGCGTGGAAACGCTCATGCAGGCCGCCCGGCGCTACTGGGTCGAGGCTGGCCGGCACACGCTGTATCTTAAGCCGAAAAAAATCAACCCGCTTCTCTATGCGGCGGGGATATTCAGGAAGCTTATTCCGCAATAG
- a CDS encoding pitrilysin family protein has product MSEKNIYTFPPIIQETLANGLHLMLVEDHEQEGITLAFQMPAGEFCDPVSFEGATELVIGLLLKGPSSLTPEEFSDQLEHAGAGLFTDVGDEHTIIGCKMLARPFDLIMPLFWNMLGNPGLSPKELARLKREMITGLQAELADPMSIANRHFGSVLCGAAHPVGRVQTIQSVKKITMRQIREYYDSLVSPENGSLVIAGDFDSREVMQKFRPFIESWKKKRKIPVEAAGTLPPLSSNRIRLIDKKDLSQVSFIIGYPVCGELDPMRNELALANYILGGGNFSSRLMAHIRSQEGKTYGISSQFSCNRGFGIFSIATSTQTAKAAEMLTSIMDVCRTFAENGVTGEELDKAKKFALGSMAFQLEGIVNVAEKLLWLREFGRDVSYIERFNERIEGITLQGVNDAIRKYLSSSHYAITAVGKKEEIQNILAAYGAVETVDFRKNP; this is encoded by the coding sequence ATGTCGGAAAAAAACATTTACACCTTTCCCCCCATAATCCAGGAAACGCTGGCAAACGGCCTTCATCTGATGCTCGTTGAAGACCACGAGCAGGAAGGCATCACGCTGGCCTTCCAGATGCCCGCCGGCGAATTCTGCGATCCCGTTTCCTTTGAAGGCGCCACCGAGCTGGTGATCGGCCTGCTGCTGAAGGGGCCGTCGTCGCTCACGCCCGAGGAATTCTCCGATCAACTGGAGCACGCCGGCGCCGGCCTGTTCACCGACGTCGGGGACGAGCACACCATCATCGGCTGCAAAATGCTTGCACGCCCGTTTGATCTTATCATGCCGCTGTTCTGGAACATGCTAGGCAACCCCGGACTCAGCCCCAAAGAGCTCGCACGGCTGAAGCGGGAAATGATCACCGGCCTGCAAGCCGAACTTGCGGACCCCATGTCCATTGCAAACCGCCATTTCGGCAGCGTGCTCTGCGGCGCGGCGCATCCGGTGGGAAGAGTGCAGACGATACAATCGGTCAAGAAGATAACCATGCGACAGATCAGGGAATATTACGATTCCCTTGTGTCGCCGGAAAACGGCTCCCTTGTGATCGCCGGCGATTTTGACTCACGCGAAGTCATGCAGAAATTCCGGCCGTTCATTGAATCATGGAAAAAAAAGCGGAAAATACCGGTTGAAGCGGCCGGCACGCTGCCGCCGCTTTCTTCAAACAGGATACGCCTTATTGACAAGAAGGATTTATCCCAGGTGTCCTTCATCATCGGGTATCCCGTGTGCGGCGAGCTCGACCCGATGCGCAACGAGCTGGCCCTGGCGAATTACATCCTCGGCGGGGGGAATTTTTCATCGCGTCTCATGGCGCACATCCGCTCGCAGGAGGGAAAAACCTACGGCATTTCGTCGCAGTTCTCCTGCAACCGAGGCTTCGGCATTTTTTCCATTGCAACGTCGACGCAGACCGCAAAGGCCGCAGAGATGCTCACGTCTATAATGGACGTCTGCCGCACCTTTGCGGAAAACGGCGTTACCGGTGAGGAACTTGACAAGGCCAAAAAATTCGCGCTCGGAAGCATGGCGTTCCAGCTCGAGGGAATCGTTAATGTCGCTGAAAAACTCCTGTGGCTCAGGGAATTCGGAAGGGACGTTTCATACATCGAACGGTTTAACGAACGGATTGAGGGAATCACGCTGCAAGGCGTCAACGATGCGATTCGCAAATACCTGTCGTCCTCCCATTATGCAATCACGGCGGTGGGGAAGAAGGAGGAAATCCAGAACATTCTTGCCGCGTACGGTGCCGTCGAGACCGTGGATTTCCGGAAGAATCCCTGA
- a CDS encoding IS630 family transposase, with amino-acid sequence METKKLDGRKLDHKTLEAIRIRAVQSVQGGQSPEQVIAALGMTRAIIYRWLAAYNAGGWQALQAKKLFGRPPKLATTQIRWIYRTVVGKNPLQLKFEFALWTREMIRDLIRRKHGVSMSVVSVGRLLAKLGLTCQRPLFRAYQQDPNAVDQWMNHEFPRIAARAKAEHASVFFADEAGIRSDYHAGTTWAPRGKTPKVPATGARFGLNMVSAITRKGEMRFMVTEKTVSADIFCEFVDRLIHNRRNRVYLIVDGHPVHRSTKVRKHIESYNGRIRLIRFPSYSPETNPDELVWNTVKPKVGRSFIPGPEMLKSKVVGTLRWLQNSPDIIKSFFDHPELSYVAC; translated from the coding sequence ATGGAGACAAAGAAGCTCGATGGTAGGAAGTTGGATCATAAGACGCTTGAAGCGATCCGTATTCGTGCAGTTCAGTCGGTTCAAGGCGGACAAAGCCCCGAGCAAGTGATAGCTGCCCTGGGGATGACACGTGCTATCATTTACCGGTGGCTTGCAGCATACAATGCGGGAGGATGGCAAGCTCTTCAAGCAAAGAAGCTGTTTGGCCGTCCACCGAAATTGGCAACGACACAGATACGATGGATTTATCGTACCGTTGTTGGGAAGAACCCTTTGCAATTGAAATTCGAGTTTGCTCTGTGGACACGGGAAATGATCCGTGATTTGATTAGGCGAAAACATGGTGTTTCCATGAGTGTGGTTTCTGTAGGTCGGCTGTTGGCGAAGTTGGGATTGACTTGTCAGAGGCCGTTGTTTAGAGCCTACCAGCAGGACCCGAATGCGGTCGATCAATGGATGAATCATGAGTTTCCACGAATCGCGGCGCGTGCAAAGGCAGAGCATGCATCGGTATTTTTTGCTGACGAAGCGGGAATTCGTTCTGACTACCATGCGGGAACCACGTGGGCGCCTCGCGGGAAGACGCCAAAAGTCCCGGCCACTGGTGCTCGATTTGGTTTGAATATGGTTTCGGCGATAACCCGAAAAGGAGAGATGCGCTTCATGGTGACGGAGAAAACGGTGAGCGCCGACATTTTTTGCGAATTTGTAGATCGTTTGATTCACAATCGACGTAATAGGGTTTACCTGATAGTTGACGGTCATCCGGTTCATAGAAGCACCAAGGTTAGAAAGCATATCGAATCGTATAATGGCAGAATCCGTCTCATCCGTTTCCCGTCGTATTCACCTGAAACAAACCCGGATGAATTGGTTTGGAACACTGTGAAACCGAAAGTCGGACGCTCCTTCATTCCCGGGCCAGAAATGCTAAAAAGTAAAGTCGTTGGTACATTGCGTTGGCTGCAGAACTCGCCCGACATCATCAAGTCATTCTTTGATCATCCAGAATTATCATACGTAGCGTGTTAA
- the folK gene encoding 2-amino-4-hydroxy-6-hydroxymethyldihydropteridine diphosphokinase produces MAKVFLSLGSNKGDRAHYIAAMERRLKSVLLPPVKRSRLMKTEPVGVEGKQRWFYNRVICGGYRNSVRGLLSQCKEIETALGRTHKKKLASRTADVDILFFGNSIITEKDLVVPHPRIRKRRFCLEGLAELAPNYKVPGMRLTVSQLYSNMTSAVRRQKVAFMTTQAHSARGAK; encoded by the coding sequence ATGGCCAAGGTTTTCTTAAGTCTGGGGAGCAACAAGGGCGACAGGGCGCATTATATTGCGGCAATGGAAAGACGGCTTAAGTCCGTTTTGCTTCCTCCGGTTAAACGGTCGCGACTTATGAAAACGGAACCAGTGGGGGTTGAGGGAAAGCAGCGCTGGTTTTATAATCGGGTTATATGCGGAGGATACCGGAATTCGGTGCGCGGGCTGCTTTCCCAATGCAAGGAAATTGAAACCGCGCTGGGACGCACGCACAAGAAAAAGTTGGCGTCCAGGACTGCGGATGTTGATATTCTTTTTTTTGGGAATTCAATAATAACCGAAAAAGATCTTGTCGTGCCGCACCCACGCATCCGTAAAAGGCGATTTTGCTTGGAAGGCCTGGCAGAACTTGCGCCGAATTACAAAGTGCCGGGCATGCGCCTCACGGTTTCGCAGCTGTACAGCAACATGACAAGTGCTGTGCGCAGACAGAAGGTTGCTTTTATGACTACGCAGGCGCATTCGGCGAGGGGCGCGAAATGA
- a CDS encoding deoxynucleoside kinase has translation MSSRSLRLPRHIKHVSVEGVLGVGKTALCRILAARCDARLVLEEGEENPFLQKFYRNRKSFAFQTQLWFLLSRYRQLSETFVQLDLFHDVTVLDYMFAKDRIFAAVNLDENELALYNSIVSALEERVPMPDYVVYLQASTEVLCRRIEKRGRPFETDIDADYVEQLNQAYNHYFFHYTDSPLLIINTNDIDFVENDADLDEMLREICKALPGTNFFQPPDTATKDRLKERKIPKGL, from the coding sequence ATGAGCTCCCGCAGCCTCCGTCTTCCGCGGCATATAAAACACGTCAGCGTCGAGGGGGTGCTCGGCGTGGGAAAAACCGCCCTGTGCCGCATTCTGGCCGCGCGGTGCGACGCGCGTCTCGTACTCGAAGAGGGCGAGGAAAATCCCTTTCTCCAGAAATTCTACAGGAACCGGAAATCATTCGCGTTCCAGACCCAGCTCTGGTTCCTCCTGTCGCGGTACCGCCAGCTTTCCGAGACCTTTGTGCAGCTCGACCTGTTTCACGACGTCACGGTGCTCGACTACATGTTCGCGAAGGACCGGATATTCGCGGCGGTCAATCTTGACGAAAATGAACTCGCCCTGTACAACAGCATCGTTTCGGCGCTCGAGGAGCGGGTGCCCATGCCCGATTACGTGGTGTACCTGCAGGCGTCCACCGAGGTGCTGTGCCGGCGCATCGAAAAGCGCGGCAGGCCCTTTGAAACGGACATCGACGCCGACTACGTCGAACAGCTCAACCAGGCGTACAACCATTATTTCTTCCATTACACCGACTCGCCGCTGCTCATCATCAACACCAACGACATTGACTTTGTGGAGAACGACGCCGATCTCGACGAGATGTTGCGCGAAATCTGCAAGGCGCTTCCGGGCACCAATTTTTTCCAGCCGCCCGATACCGCGACCAAGGACCGGCTGAAGGAAAGAAAAATCCCGAAAGGACTGTAG
- the panC gene encoding pantoate--beta-alanine ligase yields the protein MKIVTSPSEMKTLSLTFQKAGKRVGLVPTMGALHAGHLSLLKTAQQLCDVSVMSIFVNPAQFGPSEDLAKYPRPFAEDCRKAEENWCDVVFAPSEAGMYPAGYSTHVNVEKVTDRLCGANRPGHFRGVATVVLKLINIVMPQVAVFGQKDGQQCIVIRRMVADLNVPVKLVIAPTVRETDGLAMSSRNTYLTQDERSEAAQIHKGLADALALYESGERTAAVLCSAVRDACKDSATFSVEYIELVDAVTAHPVSAVSGPALLAVAVRTRESKTRLIDNIVVGGSL from the coding sequence ATGAAGATCGTCACCAGCCCTTCGGAGATGAAGACCCTTTCCCTGACCTTTCAGAAGGCGGGGAAGCGAGTGGGGCTCGTCCCCACCATGGGTGCGCTCCACGCCGGCCACCTGTCGCTGCTCAAGACCGCCCAGCAACTCTGCGACGTTTCCGTCATGAGCATTTTTGTCAATCCCGCGCAGTTCGGCCCTTCGGAAGACCTGGCAAAATACCCGCGGCCGTTTGCCGAAGACTGCAGAAAGGCGGAAGAAAACTGGTGCGACGTCGTGTTCGCTCCTTCCGAAGCGGGCATGTATCCCGCCGGCTATTCAACGCACGTGAATGTGGAAAAAGTGACCGACCGGCTGTGCGGCGCAAACAGGCCCGGGCATTTCAGGGGCGTCGCGACCGTGGTGCTGAAGCTCATCAACATCGTCATGCCGCAGGTCGCGGTGTTCGGCCAGAAAGACGGCCAGCAGTGCATTGTCATAAGGAGAATGGTCGCAGACCTCAACGTGCCGGTAAAACTCGTGATCGCGCCAACGGTGCGGGAAACCGACGGCCTTGCCATGAGCTCGAGAAACACCTATCTTACTCAGGATGAACGGAGCGAAGCGGCGCAGATTCATAAAGGCCTTGCCGACGCGCTTGCACTTTACGAATCAGGAGAACGCACAGCCGCCGTCCTTTGTTCGGCGGTCAGGGACGCCTGCAAGGATTCGGCGACTTTTTCGGTTGAATACATCGAGTTGGTCGACGCCGTGACCGCGCATCCGGTTTCCGCCGTTTCCGGACCGGCGCTTCTGGCCGTTGCGGTGAGGACTCGTGAAAGCAAGACGCGGCTGATTGACAACATCGTCGTAGGAGGATCGCTTTGA